In a genomic window of Hymenobacter chitinivorans DSM 11115:
- a CDS encoding aspartate-semialdehyde dehydrogenase, producing the protein MKVAVVGATGLVGGEMLKVLAERNFPVTELLPVASEKSVGLPIEFQGKTYHVISMDDAIAARPDVAIFSAGGSTSKEQAPRFAAVGTVVIDNSSAWRMDPTKKLVVPEINAKELTSEDKIIANPNCSTIQMVLSLHKLHEAFKIKRIVVSTYQSVTGTGKKAVDQLMEERAGQQASNPAYPHPIDLNVLPHIDVFEDNGYTKEEMKMVKETKKILGDDSIQVTATAVRIPVMGGHSESVNVEFEQEFELAEVYRLLRATEGVEVVDDVAKNSYPMPKDAHGKDAVLVGRLRRDESQPRTLNMWVVADNLRKGAATNAVQIAEHMVKLGLLKA; encoded by the coding sequence GAAAGTAGCCGTAGTAGGTGCCACCGGTCTGGTCGGGGGCGAAATGTTGAAAGTATTGGCCGAGCGGAATTTCCCGGTCACCGAGCTGTTGCCCGTAGCCTCGGAGAAATCCGTGGGCCTGCCCATTGAGTTTCAGGGCAAAACCTACCACGTCATCAGCATGGACGATGCCATTGCGGCCCGCCCCGACGTAGCCATTTTCTCGGCCGGCGGCAGCACTTCCAAGGAGCAGGCCCCGCGCTTCGCCGCCGTCGGCACCGTGGTGATTGATAACTCCTCGGCCTGGCGCATGGACCCGACCAAGAAGCTGGTGGTGCCCGAAATCAACGCCAAGGAGCTGACTTCGGAGGATAAAATCATTGCCAACCCCAACTGCTCCACCATCCAGATGGTACTCTCGTTGCACAAGCTGCACGAGGCCTTCAAAATCAAGCGCATCGTGGTGAGCACCTACCAGAGCGTGACGGGCACCGGCAAAAAGGCCGTGGACCAGCTCATGGAGGAGCGCGCCGGCCAGCAGGCTTCCAACCCGGCCTACCCCCACCCCATCGACCTGAACGTGCTGCCCCACATCGACGTGTTCGAGGACAACGGCTACACCAAGGAGGAAATGAAGATGGTGAAGGAAACCAAGAAAATCCTCGGCGACGACTCCATCCAGGTCACGGCCACCGCCGTGCGCATTCCCGTCATGGGCGGCCACTCGGAGTCGGTCAACGTGGAGTTTGAACAGGAATTCGAGCTGGCGGAAGTCTACCGCCTGCTGCGCGCCACCGAGGGCGTGGAAGTGGTAGACGACGTGGCCAAGAACAGCTACCCCATGCCCAAGGATGCCCACGGCAAAGACGCCGTGCTGGTAGGCCGCCTGCGCCGCGACGAAAGTCAGCCCCGCACCCTGAACATGTGGGTCGTGGCCGACAACCTGCGCAAGGGCGCCGCCACCAACGCCGTGCAGATTGCCGAGCACATGGTGAAGCTGGGCCTGCTGAAGGCCTAA
- a CDS encoding alpha/beta fold hydrolase, which yields MASSQPTFVFLHGFAESREIWSGFCRDFPTEYRVISLNLLGHGTNIRDVRDYSMEAQARYVAEKLQAAGVDKALLVGHSMGGYVALAFAERWPERVAGLCLLNSSAYADSDEKKANREKNVAFVERHGVEKFMESFIRPLFAPVHREAMSSQREFLEEIGKATPAETIVGGMRAMAARPDRTKVLRAAKFPVLLIAGKEDVAVPLEQSVTLAPLAPVSYALFLADVGHLAYYEKPRETRRAVLDFAGAVFG from the coding sequence ATGGCTTCTTCTCAACCCACGTTCGTCTTCCTGCACGGCTTCGCCGAAAGCCGCGAAATCTGGTCCGGCTTCTGCCGCGACTTTCCCACCGAGTACCGCGTCATCAGCCTCAATCTGCTCGGGCACGGCACCAACATCCGCGACGTGCGCGACTACTCGATGGAGGCCCAGGCCCGCTACGTGGCCGAGAAGCTGCAGGCGGCTGGCGTCGACAAAGCGCTACTGGTGGGCCACAGCATGGGCGGCTACGTGGCCCTGGCCTTTGCCGAGCGGTGGCCCGAGCGGGTGGCCGGCCTGTGCCTGCTCAACTCCTCGGCCTACGCCGACTCGGACGAGAAAAAGGCCAACCGCGAAAAGAACGTAGCCTTCGTGGAGCGGCACGGGGTGGAGAAGTTCATGGAGTCGTTTATCCGGCCCCTGTTTGCCCCCGTGCACCGCGAAGCCATGAGCAGCCAGCGCGAGTTTCTGGAGGAAATCGGCAAGGCCACGCCCGCCGAAACCATCGTGGGCGGCATGCGGGCCATGGCCGCCCGCCCCGACCGGACCAAGGTGCTACGCGCGGCCAAGTTCCCCGTGCTGCTCATTGCCGGCAAGGAAGACGTGGCCGTACCCCTGGAGCAGTCGGTAACCCTGGCGCCCCTGGCCCCGGTGAGCTACGCCCTGTTTCTGGCCGACGTGGGGCATTTGGCCTACTACGAAAAGCCCCGGGAAACCCGCCGCGCCGTGCTGGATTTCGCCGGGGCGGTGTTCGGTTAA
- a CDS encoding energy transducer TonB, whose product MKPALYLLLMLGVGLELPRCAGAQSEDPGRDPKVVGAAKNPAPPKQGEVFEELGYLFVEQMPVFQAGTSTLTHYLAAHVQYPAQAKKEKIQGTVLVRFMVGPEGKVKRAAVVKSRHPLLDAEALRVVSAMPAWKPGRHNGRPVSVSMTVPIEFKLK is encoded by the coding sequence ATGAAACCTGCTCTATACCTGTTGCTTATGCTGGGTGTCGGCCTGGAGCTGCCCCGTTGTGCCGGGGCTCAATCGGAAGACCCCGGGCGGGACCCGAAGGTGGTAGGAGCCGCGAAGAATCCGGCCCCACCAAAACAGGGGGAAGTTTTTGAGGAACTGGGGTATCTTTTCGTGGAGCAAATGCCCGTATTCCAGGCTGGCACTTCAACCCTGACCCACTACTTGGCCGCCCATGTTCAGTATCCGGCCCAGGCCAAAAAGGAAAAAATACAAGGAACCGTGCTGGTCCGGTTCATGGTGGGGCCGGAGGGCAAAGTGAAGCGCGCGGCTGTAGTCAAGTCCCGGCACCCGTTGCTGGATGCCGAGGCGCTTCGGGTAGTTTCGGCCATGCCCGCCTGGAAGCCCGGCCGGCACAACGGCCGCCCGGTTTCGGTTTCGATGACCGTACCCATCGAGTTCAAGCTTAAATGA